A window of the Methanoculleus horonobensis genome harbors these coding sequences:
- a CDS encoding phenylacetate--CoA ligase family protein: MAPWNLRMEEVPFDELRRLQFKLVKSLVYRLYSFNDFYRRRMKEQQVHPDDIRTLEDVAKLPFMYKSDLRDGYPDRIFSAEQNELVRYHVSSGTTGKPTVVGYTERDIENWSESLARGFSSCGLGRGDVMQVSYGYGLFTGGLGAHYGAERVGATVLPTSVGNTERQIELMQDLRVTAIACTPSYLLHIGEVAEKMGVSIKNDTDLRMGFLGAEPWSEQMRTRIEDWLGIRAYDIYGTSELSGPMFTECAEQQGIHIWGDLALVEIVDPATGEVLEAGEQGELTITMLQKEALPMVRYRIGDLTAIEEGPCACGRTHPRIGRIRGRVDDMLIVRGINVFPSQVEHALLEIPQVGRHFQIVVDRKGALDSMLVRVEVSEEAFSDKITELMVIKKAVEHRLRSSLNVSVDVELVEPGTLPRFEGKSKKVVDRRSL; encoded by the coding sequence ATGGCGCCTTGGAACCTGCGGATGGAGGAGGTGCCGTTCGACGAACTGCGACGGCTCCAGTTCAAACTGGTTAAATCCCTGGTCTACCGGCTCTACAGCTTCAACGACTTCTACCGGCGCCGGATGAAGGAGCAGCAGGTTCATCCCGACGATATCAGGACGCTTGAGGATGTTGCGAAACTCCCGTTCATGTACAAGAGCGACCTGCGGGACGGCTACCCGGACAGGATCTTCTCCGCAGAGCAGAACGAACTGGTCAGGTACCACGTCTCCTCCGGGACGACGGGGAAACCGACGGTCGTCGGGTATACGGAGCGCGATATCGAGAACTGGAGCGAGTCGCTGGCACGCGGGTTCTCCTCCTGCGGCCTTGGGCGGGGCGACGTGATGCAGGTGAGTTACGGCTACGGCCTCTTCACCGGCGGCCTCGGCGCCCACTACGGCGCTGAGCGTGTCGGCGCAACCGTCCTTCCGACAAGCGTCGGGAACACCGAGCGGCAGATCGAACTGATGCAGGATCTCCGCGTCACCGCCATCGCCTGCACCCCCTCCTATCTCCTCCACATAGGAGAGGTGGCGGAGAAGATGGGCGTCTCGATCAAGAACGACACCGACCTTCGCATGGGCTTCCTCGGCGCCGAACCCTGGTCGGAGCAGATGCGGACGAGGATCGAGGACTGGCTCGGGATCCGCGCCTACGACATCTACGGGACGAGCGAACTCTCCGGCCCGATGTTCACCGAGTGCGCCGAGCAGCAGGGGATCCACATCTGGGGCGACCTCGCCCTCGTTGAGATCGTCGACCCCGCGACCGGCGAGGTGCTAGAGGCCGGCGAACAGGGCGAACTGACGATCACCATGCTGCAGAAAGAGGCGCTCCCCATGGTTCGGTACCGGATCGGCGACCTCACGGCCATCGAGGAAGGGCCCTGCGCCTGCGGGCGGACTCACCCACGCATCGGCCGGATCCGCGGGAGGGTGGACGACATGCTGATCGTCCGGGGCATCAACGTCTTCCCGTCGCAGGTGGAGCACGCGCTGCTCGAGATCCCACAGGTCGGCAGGCACTTCCAGATCGTCGTCGACCGCAAGGGTGCGCTCGACTCCATGCTCGTGCGGGTTGAGGTGAGCGAAGAGGCGTTCTCCGACAAGATCACCGAACTGATGGTGATCAAGAAGGCCGTGGAGCACCGCCTGCGGAGCTCGCTGAACGTGAGCGTGGACGTCGAACTGGTCGAACCGGGAACGCTTCCACGGTTCGAAGGCAAGTCGAAGAAAGTTGTTGACAGGAGGTCATTGTAA
- a CDS encoding P-II family nitrogen regulator has protein sequence MSNDYGNELIITIVKRGWSEPVLAAARGAGAEGGTILLGRGTGIHEVKTLLGIAIEPEKEIILTVVAADRTDTVLDAIVAAAELDQPGMGLAFVLPIRRITGQVHMFRKDEAESPGAPRAPV, from the coding sequence ATGAGCAATGATTACGGTAACGAACTGATCATCACGATCGTAAAACGGGGCTGGTCCGAGCCGGTGCTCGCGGCGGCCCGCGGTGCCGGGGCCGAAGGAGGAACCATCCTCCTCGGCCGCGGAACCGGTATTCATGAGGTAAAGACGCTTCTCGGGATCGCCATCGAGCCCGAGAAAGAGATCATCTTAACGGTCGTCGCCGCCGACCGGACGGATACGGTGCTCGATGCGATTGTCGCCGCTGCGGAACTGGATCAGCCGGGGATGGGCCTTGCATTCGTCCTTCCGATCCGGCGCATCACGGGACAGGTTCACATGTTCCGCAAGGACGAGGCCGAGAGCCCGGGAGCGCCCCGGGCTCCTGTGTGA
- a CDS encoding DUF1538 domain-containing protein — protein MMQDIRESVFEVLRAVLPIILVITIFKIALLRVPPSDLLLFLLGSGMVVLGIALFLTGVKAGLLPVGEAIGSELPARGSLLLVVAGSFLFGFLTIIAEPNLRVLVDMLDAVSGAGIPAAPLLLAIAVSVGFVITVAVLRIIFGFPLAYLFAAGYGAILLLAPFSSPEFLAVAVDAGGITTGLLTIPIILALGAGVSAVLAGRSALTDGFGLIGLASIAPILGVMAMGLIYP, from the coding sequence ATGATGCAGGATATCAGGGAGTCGGTCTTTGAGGTTCTCCGGGCAGTCCTTCCCATCATCCTCGTCATCACCATCTTCAAGATCGCCCTCCTCCGGGTGCCGCCGTCGGATCTCCTCCTCTTCCTGCTCGGTAGCGGCATGGTCGTTCTCGGGATCGCGCTCTTTCTCACGGGTGTCAAGGCGGGCCTCCTCCCCGTCGGCGAGGCGATAGGCTCGGAACTGCCTGCCCGGGGTTCGCTCCTGCTGGTCGTCGCAGGCTCATTCCTCTTCGGGTTCCTGACGATCATCGCGGAGCCGAACCTCCGTGTCCTCGTAGATATGCTTGATGCCGTCTCGGGAGCCGGCATCCCCGCGGCTCCCCTGCTCCTCGCGATCGCGGTCAGTGTGGGCTTCGTCATCACCGTCGCAGTCCTCCGGATCATCTTCGGGTTTCCTCTCGCGTACCTCTTCGCTGCAGGGTACGGTGCAATCCTCCTCCTTGCCCCGTTCTCGTCGCCCGAGTTTCTCGCCGTGGCGGTTGATGCGGGAGGGATAACCACCGGACTCCTGACGATCCCGATCATCCTGGCGCTCGGCGCCGGTGTCAGTGCGGTTCTTGCCGGACGGTCGGCTCTCACGGACGGCTTCGGGTTGATCGGGCTCGCCTCGATCGCCCCCATCCTCGGCGTCATGGCGATGGGGTTGATCTACCCATGA
- a CDS encoding DUF1538 domain-containing protein gives MITAAFLAGIGQVALEVAQALLPLLIFFAVFQVLYLKLPRVYVVNLAKGVLLASLGMVLFLQGVNVAFLPAGREIGGALAAFDQRWLLIPFGFFLGFLATYAEPAVRVLGYQVEESSSGYIGESLILYTLSFAVAVSVSLGMARLVYGIPLLWLLIPGYLLVIILLLFTEKEFVGIAFDSGSVATGPMAVTFLLSLAVGVAAGIEGRNPVVDGFGLIALIALAPILSVLMLGILYRRTRGEDT, from the coding sequence ATGATCACAGCGGCGTTTCTCGCCGGGATCGGCCAGGTTGCCCTCGAGGTTGCCCAGGCGCTCCTCCCCCTGCTCATCTTCTTCGCGGTCTTCCAGGTGCTCTACCTGAAACTTCCGCGAGTCTACGTCGTGAATCTCGCCAAAGGCGTCCTGCTCGCGTCTCTTGGCATGGTTCTCTTTCTCCAGGGGGTCAACGTCGCGTTCCTCCCGGCGGGCAGGGAGATCGGCGGGGCTTTAGCAGCGTTCGACCAGAGGTGGCTGCTCATCCCGTTCGGGTTCTTTCTCGGATTTCTTGCAACCTATGCGGAGCCTGCGGTCCGGGTTCTCGGCTATCAGGTCGAGGAGTCATCGAGCGGGTACATCGGGGAGTCTCTGATCCTTTACACCCTCTCCTTCGCGGTCGCCGTCTCCGTATCGCTCGGGATGGCCCGCCTTGTCTACGGCATCCCGCTGCTGTGGCTCCTCATTCCCGGCTACCTTCTCGTCATCATCCTTCTTCTCTTCACCGAAAAGGAGTTTGTCGGGATTGCGTTCGACTCCGGGAGTGTCGCCACCGGCCCGATGGCGGTCACCTTCCTCCTCTCCCTTGCCGTCGGGGTTGCGGCGGGGATCGAGGGTCGCAACCCCGTCGTCGACGGGTTCGGCCTGATTGCGCTGATAGCGCTTGCACCCATCCTCTCGGTGCTGATGCTCGGCATCCTCTACCGGAGAACACGAGGTGAAGATACATGA
- the hxlA gene encoding 3-hexulose-6-phosphate synthase — protein MATPTLQVALDLLELDRAVEIADEAVRGGADWIEVGTPLIKSEGMQAVRTLRERFPGHEIVADMKIADTGAVEVEMAAKSGAGVVCILADADDAVIVEAVRSARKYGVRLMADLINVADPVSRSRELAALGVDYINAHVGIDQQMIGRSSLDLLRRLAGEVGVPIAVAGGLDAETASEAVAAGASVVIVGGNIVKAADVTGAARRVREAIDRPEIRPREEESRDAAIRRLFEGVSAPNVTDAMHRKGSMAGVVSICGRVKAVGPAVTVRTLAGDWAKPVEAIDVAAPGDVLVVRNEGRTDVAPWGELATHSAKNRGVAGIVIDGAVRDVDDIREMKFPVFATATVPNAGDPKGLGEINTEIACCGQEVRPGDWIVADESGVVVVPRERAYEVARRAMEVRKTEERIREEIRRGKTLSEVSELLKWEKRH, from the coding sequence ATGGCAACACCCACTCTCCAGGTGGCGCTCGATCTCCTCGAGCTCGATCGTGCGGTTGAGATCGCAGATGAGGCGGTCCGCGGCGGTGCGGACTGGATTGAGGTCGGGACACCCCTGATCAAGAGCGAGGGGATGCAGGCCGTGCGGACGCTCCGGGAACGCTTCCCTGGCCACGAGATCGTCGCGGACATGAAGATCGCCGATACCGGGGCGGTCGAGGTTGAGATGGCGGCGAAGTCCGGCGCCGGTGTCGTCTGCATCCTCGCGGACGCCGATGATGCCGTGATCGTCGAGGCGGTGCGCTCCGCCCGCAAGTACGGCGTCCGGCTCATGGCCGACCTCATCAACGTCGCCGATCCCGTCTCCCGGTCACGGGAACTTGCCGCGCTCGGCGTCGACTACATCAACGCCCATGTCGGCATCGACCAGCAGATGATCGGCAGGTCGTCGCTCGACCTCCTCCGCCGTCTTGCCGGAGAGGTTGGCGTCCCGATCGCCGTTGCGGGGGGACTCGATGCGGAGACCGCATCCGAGGCGGTCGCCGCCGGTGCCTCGGTCGTCATCGTGGGAGGGAACATCGTCAAGGCCGCCGACGTGACCGGGGCGGCGCGGCGGGTCCGGGAGGCCATCGACCGGCCCGAGATCCGGCCGCGGGAGGAGGAGAGCCGGGATGCCGCGATCCGCCGCCTCTTCGAAGGGGTCTCCGCACCGAACGTCACCGACGCCATGCACCGGAAGGGCTCAATGGCGGGTGTCGTCTCCATCTGCGGCAGGGTCAAGGCGGTCGGCCCGGCGGTGACCGTCCGGACCCTTGCCGGGGACTGGGCAAAACCCGTCGAGGCGATCGACGTCGCCGCTCCGGGGGATGTCCTCGTCGTCAGAAACGAAGGGAGGACGGACGTCGCCCCCTGGGGCGAACTTGCCACCCACTCCGCGAAGAACCGCGGGGTCGCGGGTATCGTGATCGACGGGGCGGTGCGGGACGTGGACGATATCCGGGAGATGAAGTTCCCGGTCTTTGCCACGGCGACCGTCCCGAACGCCGGAGACCCGAAGGGTCTTGGGGAGATCAACACCGAGATCGCCTGTTGCGGCCAGGAGGTACGGCCGGGAGACTGGATCGTCGCCGACGAGAGCGGGGTCGTGGTGGTCCCCCGGGAGCGGGCCTATGAGGTTGCCCGGCGCGCGATGGAGGTCCGAAAGACCGAGGAGCGGATCCGCGAGGAGATCCGGCGCGGAAAGACGCTCTCAGAGGTCTCGGAACTCCTGAAATGGGAGAAACGACACTGA
- a CDS encoding ACT domain-containing protein — protein sequence MEKSYIVKQISIFSENRPGRLAAVAGALRDAKINILAFSIAEADGFGVVRALVDRPEDAHRTLTDLGFRVSFTDVIGVKMRDEPGGLSDIASILGDAGINIEYAYAYSGKDAAVLILRVDQVEDAVRQILARGGELLKASLSR from the coding sequence ATGGAGAAGTCGTATATCGTAAAACAGATCTCCATCTTTTCGGAGAATCGCCCGGGACGCCTCGCGGCTGTCGCCGGCGCGCTGCGGGATGCGAAGATCAACATCCTTGCGTTCAGTATCGCCGAGGCGGACGGGTTCGGGGTCGTTCGTGCCCTCGTCGATCGGCCGGAGGACGCACACCGGACGCTGACCGATCTCGGGTTCCGCGTCTCGTTCACGGACGTCATCGGCGTGAAGATGCGCGACGAGCCCGGCGGTCTCTCGGATATCGCATCTATCCTCGGGGACGCCGGGATCAACATCGAGTACGCCTATGCTTACTCAGGAAAGGACGCCGCCGTCCTGATCCTGCGCGTGGACCAGGTCGAGGACGCCGTCCGGCAGATCCTCGCCCGCGGCGGTGAACTCCTCAAGGCATCCCTCTCCAGGTAA